The sequence TCCCGAGAAGCGGCAGCGCTACGACCAGTTCGGTCACGCCGGCGTCGGCGCCGGTGCCGACCAGGGCTTCGGTGGCGCAGGTGGATTCGGGGGCGCGGCCGGCTACGACTTCGACCTGTCCGACGCCCTCCGGGCGTTCATGCGCGACTTCGGCGGCGGAGCCTTCGGCGACATCTTCGGCGAGGCTGCGGCCGGCGGGGGGCGCCGGCGCGCCGGGCGCGGACGCGATCTGCAGATCAAGGTGAAGCTGACGCTCGAGGACGTGGCCAACGGCGCCGAGAAGACCATCAAACTGCGCAAGCAGGTGGCCTGTTCCACCTGCCAGGGCACCGGTTCGCGGGGCGGCACCGAGCCACAGAGCTGTCCGCAGTGCCAGGGCCAGGGTCAGGTCCGTCGGGTGCAGCGCACTCTGCTCGGCCAGTTCATGAACGTGGTGGTCTGCCCGCAGTGTCACGGCGAGGGCACGGTGGTGACCGATCCCTGCGGCGACTGCAACGGCACCGGCCACGTCCGCGGTGAGTCCACGGTCACGGTGAACATTCCCGCCGGTGTGAGCACCGGGAACTACCTGACACTCAAGGGCGAGGGCGACATCGGCGAACGCGGTGCGCCTCCCGGCGACGTTCTGGTGGTGATCGAGGAGGTCGAACACGACCGTTTCGAGCGCCACGGTGACGACGTGCTGATCAACGTCCCGGTGTCGACCGTCGACCTCGCGCTCGGCACGAAGGTGCAGATCCCCACCGTGGACGGTCGCGTGGCGCTGAAGATCCCTGCGGGGACGCAGTCACACAAGGTGTTCCGCATGCGGGGCAAGGGGATCCCGC is a genomic window of Candidatus Krumholzibacteriia bacterium containing:
- the dnaJ gene encoding molecular chaperone DnaJ; translation: MSKRDYYEILGVDRDADESAIKKAYRKLAVQYHPDKNPGDQTAEERFREATEAYEVLRDPEKRQRYDQFGHAGVGAGADQGFGGAGGFGGAAGYDFDLSDALRAFMRDFGGGAFGDIFGEAAAGGGRRRAGRGRDLQIKVKLTLEDVANGAEKTIKLRKQVACSTCQGTGSRGGTEPQSCPQCQGQGQVRRVQRTLLGQFMNVVVCPQCHGEGTVVTDPCGDCNGTGHVRGESTVTVNIPAGVSTGNYLTLKGEGDIGERGAPPGDVLVVIEEVEHDRFERHGDDVLINVPVSTVDLALGTKVQIPTVDGRVALKIPAGTQSHKVFRMRGKGIPHLHGSGRGDQLVRIIGWTPQSLGRSEKKALEEMRDALSKGVPEPGRRVYD